In the genome of Lynx canadensis isolate LIC74 chromosome X, mLynCan4.pri.v2, whole genome shotgun sequence, one region contains:
- the LOC115507809 gene encoding cytochrome c oxidase subunit 6B1-like has product MAEDIKIKIKRGAWNYQTTPFDSRFPTQNQTRKCWQNSLDLPHCDRAMTAQKDAISAWEWYLRVFRSLCLASWVSVSLG; this is encoded by the exons ATGGCAGAAGACATCAAGATCAAAAtcaagagaggcgcctgg AACTACCAGACTACCCCTTTTGACAGCCGCTTCCCCACCCAGAACCAGACCAGGAAGTGCTGGCAGAACTCCCTGGACTTGCCCCACTGTGACAGGGCAATGACTGCCCAAAAGGATGCTATCTCTGCATGGGAGTGGTACCTGCGTGTGTTCAGGTCCCTCTGCCTCGCATCCTGGGTGTCAGTCAGCCTGGGATGA